A section of the Rhizomicrobium sp. genome encodes:
- a CDS encoding prolyl-tRNA synthetase associated domain-containing protein, which produces MSGLPSPDEREAALYARFEGLGIAWTTYAHAPVFTVEDAAALYDSQPGGHTKNLFLKDKKDGLWLVTLRDDLKVDLNALAKALASPRFSFGSPDLLIATLGIEPGSVTPFAVMNDAQGKVRLVLDAGMLALAPLNFHPLRNDRTTAVTAEDLLKFARATGHAPTIVEIPVRA; this is translated from the coding sequence ATGAGCGGACTACCATCACCCGACGAACGCGAGGCGGCGCTCTATGCGCGCTTCGAAGGCCTCGGCATCGCGTGGACGACTTACGCGCACGCGCCGGTGTTCACCGTCGAGGACGCGGCCGCGCTGTACGACAGCCAGCCGGGCGGGCACACCAAGAACCTGTTCCTCAAGGACAAGAAGGACGGGCTGTGGCTCGTAACGCTGCGCGACGATCTCAAGGTCGACCTCAACGCACTGGCGAAGGCGCTGGCGAGCCCGCGCTTCTCGTTCGGTTCGCCCGACCTTCTGATCGCGACGCTCGGGATCGAGCCCGGATCGGTGACTCCCTTCGCGGTGATGAACGATGCGCAAGGCAAAGTCCGGCTGGTGCTGGATGCGGGGATGCTGGCGCTCGCGCCCTTGAACTTCCATCCCCTGCGCAACGACCGCACGACGGCGGTGACGGCGGAGGATCTGCTGAAATTCGCGCGCGCGACGGGACACGCGCCGACGATCGTCGAGATACCGGTAAGAGCCTGA